In Aedes albopictus strain Foshan chromosome 3, AalbF5, whole genome shotgun sequence, the genomic window TATGAATAAGTCTGCAAATATTGGTCGTAGCTGTTCTTTTATACAGAAGATTGATCTGGGCTattctaaagctatgttcacttagaatccggaatcatgtcacattttctagtggcgccctcaatgaacataatcatcattcttttgcagcactctgatcatacactaatcctctttaaatggtgaaaatttcatcgattttcttgcaacgagtgaaaagttatttcagattgaagacaaaagGAGAAAAAAtttttgcacaaacacgttgaaaatttagcgtggtcaggtacgacagtcgcgaaaaatgttaatatcgtcaaaaccattatgtgttatgaacacagatgttgttaaccatggcagaaagcttgggttcattgataaatctgctttgaatttgaagatttggcaagaagttcgaactccgggcatggttttttcgcaacgagatgatgagaaccaattcatacaagaatgacagcctcaagaatcgcgtgctgcttttcaaaaacgcacacaagggatatgtagagattttgcctattttgatgagctgccatgacagccggagacgttcagtggtatcgtcacagatgggtagtgtttatcaacgaaaaaaacactcaaatttcgcgttttctcaattcactgaattgcccctcatttcgcaataaaaaaaaagtttggcaatttttcttcggaatcctagtcagactagtcaaggcactcaggatactgcatagatgacctgattgttgaacaaacgtgcggaaggggttgttgctaaaatttaccaccgttgtgcagatttttagagaggtcaacactgaaatagtgagaaaatgtgtgaaaaataaaaataaataatttcaatgatatttttccatgaaagtacaataaagcctgtatccgcaataatcgggacacagaaatacagctgtaactctgttatagatacattaaaattgctcaatttTGACCTAATaaaatcttaagatgtgttcgtctcacctacaaaatttcatgtgaatcggtgcagtactttttgttgtagcaatgaaagagtagaatgtgcgccattgaattttgtacagcccctagttttgcttgtcagcgctgcaacttttgaattcgtcaaaggaaatggctgaaattttcaacacaaacctctcaatctacatttgttgcattggcaaaatttcaaaaaaatcgatgcactaccaactattttataatcgaaacatgtattgggactgaacgtgattttagcccctcagacagcaattagtcagcaccctctattgtatcgattgtactattgaaagtactttaccaataatcatcaaattttgccgacataatatacacataatcaactaccttctgtgaaaatttcatgaaaattggtagagaaattcaaaagttatgaataggcaaacaccgcacatgaaaaacacgaaaaattttcactaacactcacccttatcaacaccagtagctttcgaaccaatcgataaaagttgatgaaattttgcaagaaagtgtctataagtatcataattgctaacgaaatttcataattatcatcacagaactttgaactgtagcgtaaaagaaccatctactatgcgaatgaaaattggtcctGATTGTACAAATTGCTTAAAACcacatctgtttgtttttcatccacagttaaaagtaatgcatcgatttttatgaaatttggcataaataataaacatacaccaaagagttctcagtcaattatttggccaattttcaccgattcattacagagctacagccatatttctgtgtcccgattattgcggatacaggctttaaataacctttgttttgagggcttcaccttttatgtttgttattccatccctaagatatacgtgattttgtcattccggattctaaatgaacatagctttaaacgtagccactacccaactaacattttcagcgctataagcttcagtcatttgctttctgttgtgtaaccatcgagtaaaagcagtcaacgctgaataaaaggaaagttagtcaaatataaatcataagctaatacacgactgcaaaacaagcaccatacagctaccaaactcggttttcagaaatccattgcttgtcactggggctgcctttacttcaCTCTactccaactccgggagatttcccggaagatgtgaaaacttgaacacatcgaataggagtccccattaacaaaacagctgctactatacagtacaattcgttatacaggtattcttcgatataacgtaccctcgatatagcgtaccctcgatatagcgaattcgatataacgtacattttgcttcgatataacgtacaacattgaaaatttttatttttcccacgtataacccttagataaactacgaaatcactcaaatcaatgttttgttgcagcattagccttgttacccagaattagcgcaatttggggaaaatttagtgtacgttatatcgaagcaaaatgtacgttatatcgaagcacaaaaaacgaaatgactttttcgtcaaaactcaagtttttcattatgggttttgtgaatttcaccgaaatcattatttgggattaatttcacgtcgaatacattaatactagcataaaaaatattaaatttttctctgcttcgatataacgtacaaagagaaaacttttttgtacgttatatcgaagagtacctgtactgacaaatcccaaaccagcagcgctttaaaggccgttatgcgatttcattacggctagaagctgtaataaagaaactgttgatttaccaacacggcttttcggatataaacattattgtcaaaacaaactttaagcgggatatatagctactacacaaattctttacagctatccatgtctgtgctgtgaaattatttgggtagcttttattgcactttaattcaatgccggaagatttgccggaagatgtgcaaatcgagtaagagtcccagccactacaacagctgcttttatacagtacgttttgtaatattgccaaaacacaaaacagcagcgcttcgtagccgtttaaagaacactctttcagctagaagctgtgaagaagcatctgttggcgcaaccacacagcttgttcaatgtaaacattattgcgtttggcgtttcacaagcttttgcagcaagatgaagttgtgtaaggtttcttgtggcacaattatgaagccttgtctggagtaaaacaaaacgggctattttctatgttatttatatatagcagtgtggcagcgaggacagtggatacggagatcgggagttcgattccaagtagcggcaagtactttaattattcaattttaaaagtgataattccagttccacatgtattgcgtcacggtacataacctaattatatttaatcgtttaatttggggatgccgtaaaactattatttaccaactgcgaaaaggctgaatacttgcatgtgtgcaaacaaacttttgtttatgttgtgtgtgaaAGTGACCacacaagttaaacaaaaagtgagcaaaaattgtaaaacatgaaaagatttatctgtcgcaaatttttaattttcgatttatgTAGGAGGACAAAGCTAGGATTAGAAAGACAAGGAGTAGTTCTAGCGAATGCCAAAGAAAAAATGTTGATATGTTAAAAAGTCggagagttctggagagctaaatttgagcaatttgtatggaaatttcacttttttgagctccgtcacgaaagggatatgtacaacacagtaactcagcatcaagccatattgaggacgctttgttgacgtttacattcacaataaatgttagttgggtacccCAACTAGGCAAGAATAAACTATTTTCAattacagcacaaaaaagaacagcagttATTAAATCAGATCGCTATCAATTGGAAAACCCCCAAGGCGTGAATACACTGTTTACATCGCATATTTCGAAACCAAATAGTTGGATATTCAATGATTCATAATCCCGTCCTTAATCAGCCTCAAGTTGGaggctaaagaagggcagctgattgtctcacaAGGTGAAACATAAAGTTCACTGAGcttttgctccggttagcacagtaaaggcaaaatactgtggagggtgccctggtgcGGTTAGGTTTTCTACGAAGTGACCTGCATAattcaaatatttgaaaattttgtatccaATCATAAAGAATGTTTGTTCAAGCACAATCATTTGGTTAAGCTTGTTTTATCTAATTTAATCTTAGTCGCAAATTACTGCTTTCACCTCCGTTCGGGTCTGCTGAACTAAAATTTATTATGTTTTATTGATTCCTTTCAGGCCCGTTATTAAACCAACATAAGAAAGATGATTCGACCGCATTTCGATCCACCGTTGGACtaccaacaacagcaacagctgcaacaacaacaacaagcggCTCAGCAGCAGCAAATATCAAAAATCGTCAGTAGTCCACCACCAACAATTGTCGGTACGCCGAACGGAACGACCATGTGCGTAGCAAAACTACTTGTCGGATTGGACCACGCTCCCATGGCATTCAACGTGCGACATCGGATTATCGGAGATGGTGGAACCAACTTGAACTACATCCGCCAGGAAACCGGTGCAAATGTTTCCCTCCGTGGCAGAGGTTCGCTCGCTATTGAACCGCAAACTGGACACGAAGCTCCCGAGCCGTTACAATTGTGCATTGAGCATCCTACGTAAGCTATTGATTTGAACTTtcaattaaaaatatttcaaaatgacgtaaatgctttgtttttttttcaggttggATGGATTGCAAAGTGCTAAACAGTTAGCCAAAAATCTCATCGAGACTCTTCAAGAGGAGTTAAATCTCTTTCAAGAAAACATTGTCccgaaacaaaattttcaaataatccaACAACCAACGCTAGTCCAAACTACTCAGGTGCCCCAAATGCCACCGATGATCCGTGCTCAGCATGTGGCGCAACCGAATGGGATAATCCATCAGCCACCGCCGCCTGTGTTACCGCCTCAAGGATTTGTACAGCATCCCCAGAGTCAGCCTCCTCCTCCGCAAATTATTCAGCAACCTCCTACAATCATTCAGTCCCACGTTCCCATGCAGATCCACTCGCAGCCAAGCAATGTGGTAATCTCTCAAATCCAAACTGCGCCGCAAATGACCAACGTCAGTAATCCTCCCCCGGGGACACAGATCAGGCCCTCAATGATACAACTGAAAAACGCTGCTCCACCACATCTTTCCCAGCCTCCCCCAAATATTCAACTGGCTCAACCGCCCGAGGCTCCACAGCAAATATTAGTCAACCAAGCACCGCCCTATCAAGTACAATACATTCAGCAAAACCCTGCAATCCAAACGAGTAGTGGCCCTCACCAACCTGGCCAGGTGACAATCCAGCACGTCATACAACCACAACCCCAGCCGATACAAGGCATAGTCCAAACAACGATACCTCCTCCACAGTTTGACCAATATCAAAGGCCACCTCAAGGACAGCAGATTATTGCCGTGCAAGGGAGTACGGCCTTTATGGTTCCGCCACCAAACATAATCCATCAGACAGTGGCTCCACCACAACCACAGAACCAGATCATTGTTCAGTCCCAACCCATTATTACGCATCCCCCACCAAACTCAATTCCACAAGAACTTGTACAAACAACGACTATGCAGCCTACAATTGCACAATCGGCCACGCTCGGACCGCCTCCGATGGCCCAAGTTCCGATGATAGTCAATACCGCTGAGGACAAAAAACCCGGTGAACTACAACTCAAGCAAGACCTTGTAAAACTCGAGGAAGCACCGCCTCCTGGGACCATCATCCAACAAATAACCAAACCAACTGTGATCCCTGTGTCATCTATGCCAGGTATTCCGCTTAGTCAACCTCCGCCGCCAATCATGTCGGTGCCACCGCCAACCGTGCAGCACATTGTTGGGAATACGATTATTACCTCCCAAGCGAATCCTCCCATAAGTCACGCTATACCGCAGCAAATCTACAGTCAAATACCGGTGTCGATACAATCGTTCCAACCCGCACCGCAGCAAATACACATGAACGGAAGCACACATTTTGTCGTCAACGCTCCACATCCTTGGCCCCCGAGTGGACCAACCAATCCACCCCCGCAACAAATCCAACAAGTTCCAGTCAGCTCCGTACAGAACATCCAGTTCACGACACAACCGATGCGCAATCCAAACGAGTTTCAAATCATCAGTCAACCGACGATCATCAGCGCAGCAGAGTACCGGCCTCCGCCACAGCACATCATAACAACGAGTTCATTCAACCCGCAGTTGCAGCCCCCTCCAGGTAATCCACCGTCTTGGTAATTCATATAAACTGTCTTGGTGGTCATACCAACATCTCCGTATTTCCTTCACAGGAGTGCAAGTGTTCCATACCGTCCCGCCACCAACGCAGCAGATCATTACTAGCATACCAAATCCGCAACCTCAACCGCAAATAATAGAGGCTCCCCATCCGGTTCCACCGCCACACCCGGCAGCAACGCATCAGATTATAACGGCACCGGTGCCTGCGGCACCACCGCCATTCACCACCACGGTGCAGTACACCGCTGCGCCCCACGAGCCAAAGGTAAGTGGTGCCACAATTATTAAAACACTTTGGATACGATTTACAATTTATGGATTACATACAGGGGatgctcaaaataactgggacaggtaaaattttcactttttaaaaaatgttcaactcgctgtaactttttgaaaagggcatcaaatattcttaaatttttactgtaagttcatcaactagttgtgtatgtatggttcaaatttggaaaagatcgggccattttacatgaagtaataaagattctagaaaacggtataattatccgatagccaacttcgagctgttatatctccggattcaatgaaccgaatgcaatgaaattttgatcatttatgactaatatgatgaactttgaaaaacagttgtcttaagttgaaattattaataagaaaaaaagttatagcaatttaatttattctatgtttttttagtaaatttatctattttttatattcatttcatttctttttcaatttaatgccggctatttagtagctttcctttgaaacataaatatattcaagccaattagagggaatttaaaagaactataattactatctcgaattttgaaacaatgatgaaatttttgataatttggtgatatataagaaaaataatatacCTAACCGTttcaattttctttcgtgtaaagaatgttatgttttgtcaaaagtttttaatagctcattacatAAGTAAtatatgatcaaaatttcattgcattcggttcattgaatccggagatataacagctcaaagttgaccatcgaataattataccttttttctaaAACCTTTATAACTActtgtagaatagcccgatcttttctactgatcttgaccactgatacacaactagttgatgaacttacagtaaaaatttgagaatatttgatgcccttatcgaaaagttacagcgaattgaacatttttttaaaagtgaaaattttacctgtcctagttattttgtgtatcccctgtatatgtacgCAGGACACCCTGTGCAATTATTGCAAGGTTGGAATCACAGTTTTCCCTTTTATATCAATTCCTTCGGGGTGTATTGGCGTTGATTTATATTGTGCTTGTGTCAGGCTAAGAGGGCTTAGTCCATAGGTTGGACTGCCTTTGGTATTAACTATCGTGGACTTTTTtttatgagtgtagaattagcaaacgttaaaatacctACACGTAAATGTCGTTTGTGGTACACTGCCCGttgttatgttgcaagaaatggagaaaacaacaacactgttacccacaGTTTTGctccagggtggccactcagtcgggaatttcgggaaaaccgggaaaagctagggaattcgaaaccaccgggaaaaagtcgggaaaacttcgggaattgttgctagtcatcgggaatttccaaaattctaaaatttgtacaGTCTCCAGAAGCATAAGCACGAGAATCTGTGGGAAATGCAGTCAACAACTGTTGAACTATATAACATAGTGGGTGAACTGGTGTAAAAAGCATTGTTAGAAATTAATATGTTGTCGTCGAGTCATGATAATTTAAGTGaatcatagtgatgttacctaacatcacaatttgaacaatttcaaagatattctaaagaacattctggtgaaaagactggttgagacacaTTCAAATATTTGAAGATTCATCTGTCACTTATGCATTTAAGGATGTACATGTTTCTGAAAACATCAAGCGtccaataaaagttttataaaacataacaaaaattataacttctttctaaaaaaatatccttgtacaatctctaggagaatattttatatagcctttgtcctttgagcgacttttgtctttgagaaatttggataggatgctgataaaattttgaatgaacgaATTGCCCcaacaaataaattaaaattaaaaattatgaaattgtggattagacctgttcactttgaaactttttttctccgattctccgtgacacatcaaattatcaatccacatgtaaaaccaagtcttcagtccaaaattgaccCAAATTGaagaagatttaaaggtgtatcaaatcgattatgtgtttttttagccgttttcacagaaatttactcagaaatccacaaaattgctccaaaaagatgccggagataccgttaagatatagttggaacaatactctacaactttgccgaagacactacggtgtttaaattgcgtatttcgaagttattcaacaattttagttaaaaaatcacgaaaaaacacgatatttttacgattttacatataaaagtcatgtaattttacattgttttaggtgactaaattaattagcgattactcctttgtgtaacgaacatttcgtccatacatcgtttttgtgtaggaattcgttttcattgactaattatcaaaagtatgtcacgttgatactaaaaatcgcacagagttaccagcaagaattaaaacaaagttacccatgattaagacgtcatgccatcgtattctaatgtctttaaatttaagtatcagaaatggtgcagatggtaaggctcgagcttgcggatcagaaggtcccaggttcaagctcaaatacatgataaacttttttttttctttctttgtagcagttaggatgatgaatctgccatgacttacacgcaatctcccaaagaataatgatcgggacctgccaattaagcccattcgaggactagctagatatttagtttatacttgttgacaataaatcgtgtcgacgatatcagctgggcgaaatattgaccatctgtttgataatgatcaatttagctaaaacaattcaatacgatgatggaactgcttctggatgcaacattttacagacaactgtgggtggagcttacttgttatctatctacccacaaatcagcacaactacacaatgaagggaaacttcattctcaCTATCCAAtctacggttccgaaacaatgctatgattcgaaattgcaatgagatgcagtgcgtagtttcatcaacttatagcaggatcgagacgcaaaaaaatgctattccaggactcgaaccttgaatctttgaatccacaatctcatgctcaaccaactgcaccaaatttaaactgatgcagatgggacaaagaagtgtaatgacgtttaaatcatgggtaactttgttttattttatgctggcaactctgtacaatttttagtctcaacgtgacaaacttttgataattagtcaatgaaaacgaatttctacactaaaatgatgtatggacgaaatgttcgtaacacataggagcaatagctcatacaattagtcacctaaaacaatgtaaaattacatgacttttacatgaaaaatcgtaaaaatattgtattttttggtgattttttgacgaaaattgttgaataacttcgaaatacgcaatttaaacaccgtagtgtcttcggcaaagttgtagagtattgttctaactatattttaacggtattttcggttcctttttggtgcaattttctggatatttgagtacattgtcgtgaaaatgctcgaaaaaacacaaaatcgatttgatacacctctaaaccttcatcaatttggctcaattttggactaaagccttgtttttgcatgtggattgataatttgatgtgatacgggtaggtcaaaaaaagtgaacaggtctattgtGGATGAGTAACTCTGGTGAAAACATGtttacaatttaaaaatagttagtgaaaaacaattgaaagaatatttgaagggatttttagtatctgatggaatttctcaaagcaTGCCTATTGTAGctcataaaagtatttctaatattttgtttgaaaggtTTCTGTTGTTCTTCATGAAGTTCTTGGATATACTCATTTATTGAACTTGTGAATAAAAATGTTCGGAGAAAACTGGAGTAAGGGATCGGGAAAATCCCTTTTTGGCGAAGCTTTAGCAAAAGTCCCTGGTAAAACTCCTGGTTtagcaaattctcgagaattttgagtatttgtagtttctagttaaactatcaattgaaattctcgcgggagttctagtgatcagaaattaaatctctgagagcttcatattgcaatcgctgatgaaataactgaatgctagacgagtatcagacaaaatctaagatttatttgatctctcaaatttctcctagaatttacgaTTCCAGCCTAAGTAACCTGTCTGGctttctgcagtagccatttacggtaccataaagttcgccactggttttctatttgaatatcttgaaaatgaccatcaaaaatactacactgaagatttcccaagaaatcgttttcaaaattcttttacgagTAATctatccagatattccaccaccaggagttcatccagaatgttttttttttctgggcattctgttattgcctattagtttcccaaacaaacttaggcagcatccatttattacgtaacgctaaaatcgccatttttagacccccccttcccctccgtaacgcttttttgtatgaaaatcttgaaaatattgtatggaccgtaacgctcgaccgcactccccctccccctagagcgttacgtaatttgtggacggcgccttatcaagaatttttcagaagagttttggaatattactaagaaatccactaataagaagttcgtaaatcctataatcatactgataatttcgaccccctcaggattttatttttatttacttaAACTACTGCATAATTTGTAGTAGTTGGTCATCTATGAATTTTAGGAATGtttaatgaagatgtcgtaatttcaatgcccatcattggatacgagacaaataacacataacttattttcaagttcatatgaatactatgttaaatccaaagattttaaaatattcaatattaattctcataaatttttcttgataagttacgtttaattttcaccgtaaatcattctattttataatcgggaaaaatttcaaaaacctatcgggaaaaccgggaaaaactcgggaattttattttccgctctgagtggccacccaaacaacatcaaattaggcaaggaattataatacccactctttttgcaccatttcattgcagaaacggagaattgaccttctcaccataccaaaattcagctcattactacaaatctagtacttcaccgatcggtcctattgacttgaatttttgaacatggttaGATACTGTGCttcatgtctcaaaaatcaagtcaatcggttcaaaattgactgagctatagcagcaagtgcccaaaataggtgctcctgcccaaatggtcccagacccaatGTATACATAAAGTTAATACATGTCTTTGAaactaataggaagcaatcagtgaagtactagattgaaagtagtgagctggatttttgtatggtgagatgatcagttctccatttctacaataaaatggtgcaaacagcttgggttatatgatttcttgcctaatttgatgctgtttgagcaaaagtttgggtaactgtgttgttgtattatttatttcttgcaacttcaacaacacagttacccaaacttttgctcaaacagcatcaaattaggcaagaaatcatataacccacgctgtttgcagcattcctttgcagaaacggagaattgatcatctcaccatacaaaaatccagctcactactttcaatctagtacttcactgattgcttcctattgaagtTATAATACAATAGGTAGGCGCTTTTAAAatcaacatgggactgacatgcaaaGAGGagcagtacaggggatagacaaaatgatcaggaaaGGCATTATTTTCacctttcaaaaaatgtttaagtaGCTGTTGTGAAGGTGGTCTATGA contains:
- the LOC109403442 gene encoding uncharacterized protein LOC109403442, giving the protein MIRPHFDPPLDYQQQQQLQQQQQAAQQQQISKIVSSPPPTIVGTPNGTTMCVAKLLVGLDHAPMAFNVRHRIIGDGGTNLNYIRQETGANVSLRGRGSLAIEPQTGHEAPEPLQLCIEHPTLDGLQSAKQLAKNLIETLQEELNLFQENIVPKQNFQIIQQPTLVQTTQVPQMPPMIRAQHVAQPNGIIHQPPPPVLPPQGFVQHPQSQPPPPQIIQQPPTIIQSHVPMQIHSQPSNVVISQIQTAPQMTNVSNPPPGTQIRPSMIQLKNAAPPHLSQPPPNIQLAQPPEAPQQILVNQAPPYQVQYIQQNPAIQTSSGPHQPGQVTIQHVIQPQPQPIQGIVQTTIPPPQFDQYQRPPQGQQIIAVQGSTAFMVPPPNIIHQTVAPPQPQNQIIVQSQPIITHPPPNSIPQELVQTTTMQPTIAQSATLGPPPMAQVPMIVNTAEDKKPGELQLKQDLVKLEEAPPPGTIIQQITKPTVIPVSSMPGIPLSQPPPPIMSVPPPTVQHIVGNTIITSQANPPISHAIPQQIYSQIPVSIQSFQPAPQQIHMNGSTHFVVNAPHPWPPSGPTNPPPQQIQQVPVSSVQNIQFTTQPMRNPNEFQIISQPTIISAAEYRPPPQHIITTSSFNPQLQPPPGVQVFHTVPPPTQQIITSIPNPQPQPQIIEAPHPVPPPHPAATHQIITAPVPAAPPPFTTTVQYTAAPHEPKVSGATIIKTLWIRFTIYGLHTGDAQNNWDR